One segment of Anatilimnocola aggregata DNA contains the following:
- a CDS encoding carboxylesterase family protein has product MSTHLIVRVAAAILLTVVLVSGWSGATADEPKAGEQVKQQFTTKDADGNETTLHYWLYLPAKHDGKTKLPLLMFLHGSGERGDDLEVVKKHGPPKICTTEKDWAYITVSPQCPKDKRWDATTLAKLVDHVAAQQQADEKRLYITGLSMGGSGSWALATNYPDKFAAAVPMCGRGDAALAEKLIKLPIWVFHGAKDVGSPVALSETMVEAIKKAGGEKVKLTIDPDAGHDCWTTAYGKPELYQWLLEQKRP; this is encoded by the coding sequence ATGTCCACTCACCTGATTGTGCGTGTTGCTGCCGCAATTCTGCTGACCGTCGTCCTCGTCAGTGGCTGGTCCGGTGCAACTGCCGACGAGCCGAAGGCGGGCGAACAGGTGAAGCAACAGTTCACCACCAAGGATGCCGATGGAAACGAGACGACGCTTCATTACTGGCTTTATTTGCCGGCCAAGCACGACGGCAAAACGAAGCTGCCGCTGCTGATGTTCTTGCACGGCTCGGGCGAGCGAGGGGACGACTTGGAAGTGGTTAAGAAGCACGGCCCACCCAAGATTTGCACCACGGAGAAAGATTGGGCTTACATTACCGTTTCGCCTCAATGCCCCAAAGACAAGCGTTGGGATGCCACCACCCTGGCCAAACTGGTCGACCACGTGGCTGCCCAGCAGCAGGCGGACGAGAAGCGGCTGTACATCACCGGCCTGAGCATGGGTGGCTCGGGAAGCTGGGCCTTAGCGACGAATTATCCCGATAAGTTTGCTGCGGCGGTCCCCATGTGCGGGCGCGGCGATGCCGCACTCGCGGAAAAACTTATCAAACTGCCGATCTGGGTTTTTCACGGCGCGAAAGACGTGGGCTCGCCGGTGGCCTTGAGTGAGACAATGGTCGAGGCAATCAAAAAAGCGGGGGGCGAGAAGGTCAAGCTCACGATCGACCCCGATGCCGGCCACGACTGCTGGACAACGGCTTACGGTAAGCCCGAGTTGTATCAGTGGTTGCTGGAACAAAAGCGGCCGTAG
- a CDS encoding HNH endonuclease, which translates to MSTAVLQRPTLVLNRNWQPVRVSTVSRSLVLLWNGTARVVDPHDFQQYDWDDWTRQKPRDGEPFIQAVHSRMRVPEVLSLAEYDRLPQMDVAFSRRNLFKRDHYQCQYCGIQPGGDDLTIDHVTPRSRGGLSTWENCVLACVECNKRKANHSYQEVGMRLKKLPIRPKWKPLYAISSVPIASWSKFISEAYWNVELEP; encoded by the coding sequence ATGTCGACGGCAGTTCTCCAGCGACCGACGCTGGTACTCAATCGCAACTGGCAGCCGGTGCGGGTTTCGACCGTGTCGCGTTCCCTCGTGTTGCTCTGGAATGGAACGGCGCGGGTTGTCGATCCGCACGATTTCCAGCAATACGACTGGGATGACTGGACGCGGCAAAAGCCGCGCGACGGCGAGCCTTTCATCCAGGCAGTTCATTCGCGAATGCGAGTGCCCGAGGTGCTGTCGCTGGCAGAGTACGACCGCTTGCCGCAAATGGACGTGGCTTTCAGCCGCCGTAACCTGTTCAAGCGCGATCACTACCAGTGCCAATACTGCGGCATTCAGCCCGGCGGGGACGATCTGACGATCGACCACGTTACGCCACGTTCGCGCGGCGGTCTAAGCACTTGGGAGAATTGCGTCCTCGCGTGCGTGGAGTGCAATAAGCGGAAGGCGAACCACTCGTACCAGGAAGTCGGCATGCGTTTGAAGAAGCTGCCGATTCGCCCCAAGTGGAAACCGCTCTACGCAATCTCCAGCGTACCAATCGCCAGTTGGAGCAAGTTCATCAGCGAAGCCTACTGGAACGTTGAACTTGAACCGTAG